From Fretibacterium sp. OH1220_COT-178:
GGGGCAAGGCGCGCATCTGGCTTCCGGCGAGCCCCGACATTCGTGGATATGGAGAGGCGTCGACTTCTCCCTCCTTTTTCCCCTTCCCGTTGTTCCTGAAGGCCGAATGATGCTATTATCGGGGATATGGGCCCGGAAGCCCAGGGGCGCTTTCGGAAAAACCCCTTCCGGAAGGACGAAAAGGCGCTCCCATCTCGAATTCGGGGAGGCTTCAAGCGTTGGAGAAGGTTTGGAGAAAGCTTCTGAAGCATCTCCCCCTCTGCTCGGCTGAGGGCGGAGGCTGTACGGAGATCGCCGCCAGCGAACTGGTGCGGCTTGTAGGGGAGGATTCGGAACACCCGCACGCGACGGTGCTCCTGGTGCAGGAGCTCTTTTGCAAGGCCGGCCTTCTGGAGAGCGGCCGGCTGCGGGAGGGCGTCTGGCGCTTCGTCTCCTATCCCGCGCGTCTGTTCGCCTGCTCCCTGCTCGCACTTCTCGCGAGCGAGCAGGGACTTTTCTGGGAGGGGTTCTGGGCCGCGGGGATGAACGACGACATCTCTCGGCAGCACAAGGCGCTCCATGCCCTGGAGACCCTGCGCGACGAACGGACCGAGGCTTTCCCCATCCGAAGGACCTTCGTGGCCTGGGGGGTCATCCGGAGAGAGAGCCGCTTCATCCTCAAGCGGCGGGAGAACCGTGAGGACGATCCCGACAATGCCCTTCACGGGAATTACGGTTTTCCCGGAGGACGGGTCAACCTTCGCGACCTGCAAAACTGCGAGTCGGGGATGAGCGCCGAGCAAGGCCTCGAACTCCTCTATGGGTTGCCCGAGGCTCTGACGGCCGAGGAGGAAGCCCTTATCGACCGGGCGCTGGAGCACGCGCTCGTCCGAGAGCTGGAGGAGGAGCTCAGCCTGCAGCACAAGACTCATTACACCTTCACCCGGTCCGACTTTCAAAGGCCCCCGGCGACCTTCATCCATGGCGCCAACGCGCAGCACTGCCTGACCGAATGCCGTTTTACGCTCTTCGAAATCGCATTGACGCCTGCCGGAGACGCCCGGCTGGCCTCCACGGTAAGGGATGGAGAGCTCTTCTTTCTGGACGAGATGCAGACCCCCTGCCTGCCCGAACGCAAGGCGTTTCTGGACGATCAGAACGACGGGTTCCTGGACTGGCTGGAAAAACTGACCGACTCCGCCTCGTCCCTGCACCTCAAGCGCGCGGACCTGTCCCCGGGGCCCGGCGGAGGAGCTAAGGGGGAGGAGCCGCTCGAGGTGGTCCTTCCTTTAACCGTACAAGAACCGCTGATCCTCGGCGACTGCGAGATCACCTTGAGCGACCCGCAGTACGTCGATCTGTTGCTCCTCCTGGGTCTGGCGGTCCGGGCGGAGCCCCTCCCGCACCTTCAGGACGGCCCCGAACCAAGCCATTGGGGTTGGGTGCGCATGCAGGACCGAGAACTGCTCCTGCTGGCACAGAGGCTCAATCAGGAGGCAAGAAAAATCTGCGGAGTCCCTCCCCTGATGATTCAGGACTCGCTGTGCCGTCTGCGCGCGGGAGGAGACAACGTCTTTTTCAGCCCGGATCTCTTCAGCGCGGAGCTGCGCCAAGAGCAGCTTCTTCTGCGCCGGGGATCCCTGGACAGGCCGGGACTCCTCTATGTAGACGCCCAAATCCATGCCTTGACGTTCTCCGGACCCAATTGGGCCCATCTGCAGCACCTGAAAAACGGTGAGAGCGATCGGGTATCCTACGACAACCTGCGCAAACTCAAGGACAAGAGCAACCGACGTCTGGACGACTTCGTCCGCCTCTGCGGGCTCCGTCAGCTGTACGCCCCCAAGGACGCCACGCTGAGCAGGGAATTGCAGGAGTTCCGGTTCGCCATCCGCATCATCGGAAGGGACGCACACAGCCCGGACAGCCCGTTCGACGGCCTCGGACGCAGGCGTTAGCGAAAACGAATTTCCCGTGAGGTTATCCCCAAAACATCGAAAAGGGCGCCGGCCCGATTTGATTCGGGTGCGCCATGCACGTGCACCATGCGGCGTTCTCCTCTAGGTCCGCAGGGCCGGCCTGGCCGAGGAGGAGCCCGCGGCATAAGTTTCGGCGGCGGGCAAGAGGGGGGCCGTACGGATCCAGGCCGGAAGGAACGGACCAGGCTGCAGGGCAGAGCCTCCCTCCGACAGGCGGTGCTTCCACCCCTATATCAGGAAGACTGAGCTGGCAACAATAGCGGCCCAGTTCCAATGTTATGGGTTTCCATCCCTGCAATCAGGAATATTGAGATGCGGGGCGAATCCTCGCGACGGCGCGGGCTGACATGTTTCCATCCCTGCAATCAGGAATATTGAGTCCTTCCTGCGGCGGCGTTCTTCCTTCCACGTCTCGAGTTTCCATCCCTGCAATCAGGAATATTGAGGCCCGGCAGGGAGCGGAAAAACATACGGTGCGCTGCGTTTCCATCCCTGCAATCAGGAATATTGAGTGTGCCGGAGCTCCCGTGCATTGGTGGTCATCACAAGGTTTCCATCCCTGCAATCAGGAATATTGAGCGATCGAGGCAGGCAGCAACCGGATCGGCAAATTCCAATCCGCTGATCGGCGGCGGAACGGAAAATGTTCGTCTCCTCCGTAAAACCCTGTGGCTCCGCATTTTGGAGGCAAATTTTGGAGGCAAAGAAGGCGCCGCGTCGACCACCGGCACTGCAAACGCCGTCGGGGGTCGACGCGGACCTCAGGATGCAAGGTCGTGCCTCAAAACTTTCGGAAAGGGCCTATCGGTCCTCCAGCTCCAGGTCGCTCCGGATCGCATCCGCGGCAAACGTGCCCATTCGGTCTCCCTTGGTCAGCCCGGAGGTACGGGCGGCATCGTTGTAGTTCTCCAGCTCCTCCAGATACCGTTCGAGCGCGTCCACCAAGTAGTCCTCCCGCGTCTTGTCCGCATCCCGCGCCAGGGCATCCAACCGACTCTCCAGCTCGGGCGGCAGGTTCAAGATGATCGACATCCGTACTCCCTCCTCCCGGTTGAATTTTCCAAGTATTATTGTAGAGGTTCCGGCAAGGACGCGCAAGCGCGGTTCTCCCGAGGCGTTCAGGGGGCCCCCTCTCACGCCTCCAACCGGACCCCTTCGATCTCCAGGAGCCTTCGTTTGACCTCGAGCCCTCCGCCAAACCCGACCAGCCCGCCGTCCGCCCCCACAACCCGATGACAGGGCACGAAGATGGACAAGGGATTGCGGCGGTTGGCCCCGCCCACGGCCCGAACGGCCCTGGGGCTGCCGATCCGGGCCGCGATCTGACCGTAGGTCCGCGTCTCGCCGTAGGGGATCGTCAAAAGCGCGTTCCAGGTTCGGAGCTGAAAGTCCGTCCCCTCCATCCGGAGCGGGACGTCGAAGCGCCTCCGCTCCCGGCGGAAATACCCCATGAGCTGCCGGGCCACCTCCCCCAGCAGGGGGCTCTCGCCCCGCACCGCTCCATAGGGGAGCGTAGCGCTTCCCTCGTCCCCAAAATGCACGGCGACAAGGGCATCCTCGTCGGCGACCAAGGTCAGAGGGCCAATAACCGTCGTCATGACATGAAAAAGACTTTGTCTCGACATTTGTCTTTTCGCCTCCCTATCCTCCGCATTCTTCCATTCTCAAGCGTTTGGCCCCCTCTCAGATGTCCTGCCCCGTCCCACGGCGTCGCGCCGCTCCAAGGCCAGCCGGATCCGCTCCACGCTCTCGAAGACGTTGGGCCCCCAGACGTCGGCGCCGATCTCCCGGGACCACTCGCCGGAGGTAGAGGCCCCCCCGATGGAGACAAGGTACTCCTGACGGTCCCCCGACTCCTCCAGAAGTCGGATGAAGTCCGCCTGGAAGACCAAAGTGGAGGAAAGCAGGGTCGAGAGTCCCACCACATCCGCGCGATGCTCCCGGGCGGCGGCCAAAAAAGCCTCCGGGGCAACGTCCGTCCCCAGGTCCACAACCCGAAACCCACCGATGCGAAGGGCTACGACCAGAAGATTCTTTCCGATGTCGTGGAAATCCCCCTGAACCGTGCCAACGACAGCCGTATAGGCCGAGGCATCCCCGCCGGGCTCCAATCTTCCCTCCAGACGGTCCATCACCTGGGCGAAGGCATCCCCCGCCAGGATGAGATCGGGCAGAAAGGCCCGATAATCCTCGAATCGACGTCCCAACTCCGCAAGCTCCTCGGCCAGGACGCCGACGAGGTCCCGGGCGGAGACCCCCTCGGACAAGAGAAGCTCCGCCTCCACC
This genomic window contains:
- a CDS encoding CopG family transcriptional regulator translates to MSIILNLPPELESRLDALARDADKTREDYLVDALERYLEELENYNDAARTSGLTKGDRMGTFAADAIRSDLELEDR
- a CDS encoding methylated-DNA--[protein]-cysteine S-methyltransferase, translated to MTTVIGPLTLVADEDALVAVHFGDEGSATLPYGAVRGESPLLGEVARQLMGYFRRERRRFDVPLRMEGTDFQLRTWNALLTIPYGETRTYGQIAARIGSPRAVRAVGGANRRNPLSIFVPCHRVVGADGGLVGFGGGLEVKRRLLEIEGVRLEA
- a CDS encoding cobalamin B12-binding domain-containing protein codes for the protein MDRLCACVLEGDGDGALVEAELLLSEGVSARDLVGVLAEELAELGRRFEDYRAFLPDLILAGDAFAQVMDRLEGRLEPGGDASAYTAVVGTVQGDFHDIGKNLLVVALRIGGFRVVDLGTDVAPEAFLAAAREHRADVVGLSTLLSSTLVFQADFIRLLEESGDRQEYLVSIGGASTSGEWSREIGADVWGPNVFESVERIRLALERRDAVGRGRTSERGPNA